In one window of Streptomyces sp. NBC_01224 DNA:
- a CDS encoding IS6 family transposase: MIFVEVVSGRGLLVSSVSPSYRGHRYPVEIISHCVWLYHRFPLSFREVEELMLERGVVVSYETVRRWCLKFGQAYANALRRRRPRPGDKWHLDEVFIKINGELKYLWRAVDQDGNVLDILVQNRRDKAAARRFFRKLLKKTRSVPRVVVTDKLRSYGAAHREVMPSVEHRSHKGLNNRAENSHQPTRQRERAMKGFRSVGGAQQFLSAFSDISPHFRPRRHLMTATNHRAEMTVRFAIWEQITGTAGLPATT; the protein is encoded by the coding sequence ATGATCTTCGTGGAGGTCGTATCGGGAAGGGGACTGCTCGTGTCGTCCGTGTCGCCGTCGTACCGGGGGCACCGGTACCCCGTCGAGATCATCTCCCACTGCGTGTGGCTGTACCACCGGTTCCCGCTGTCGTTCCGGGAGGTCGAGGAACTGATGCTCGAGCGCGGCGTGGTCGTCTCCTACGAAACCGTCCGGCGGTGGTGCCTGAAGTTCGGTCAGGCCTATGCCAACGCGCTGCGTCGCCGGCGTCCGCGTCCCGGCGACAAATGGCACCTGGACGAGGTCTTCATCAAGATCAACGGTGAGCTGAAGTACCTGTGGCGCGCGGTGGACCAGGACGGCAACGTGCTTGACATCCTCGTGCAGAACAGACGCGACAAGGCCGCGGCCAGGCGTTTCTTCCGCAAACTCCTCAAGAAGACCCGCTCGGTGCCACGGGTGGTGGTCACGGACAAGCTCCGCAGTTACGGGGCCGCCCACCGCGAGGTGATGCCTTCCGTCGAGCACCGCTCCCACAAGGGCCTCAACAACCGGGCCGAGAACTCCCACCAGCCGACCCGGCAACGAGAACGCGCCATGAAGGGCTTCCGCAGCGTCGGCGGAGCCCAACAGTTCCTGTCCGCGTTCAGCGACATCTCACCCCACTTCCGACCCCGACGCCACCTGATGACCGCCACCAACCACCGCGCCGAAATGACCGTCCGCTTCGCGATCTGGGAACAGATCACTGGCACCGCCGGCCTGCCCGCCACGACCTGA
- a CDS encoding 3'-5' exonuclease, which yields MTTPAEDMSTRYGLTIGLLQGPGAASSLFLSSPGSPVDKQQEFHRLPANTTPAGVAHALCQLSRAADRRVVDDILHEAAADTRYPIGWFPEEWIIVLDLETTGLNEHQDRIVEAAWLLANRRALAWDSVLINPGVPVKDSYRIHGIDDVTALHHVRNPRETIDEVTGAVAKHIVDGATLVVFNRTFDLPFLAAECRRHGLPTLEDRVGRPLKVVDPMRIHQSVQRRGGNSRLADLALLYSPGNTASHSALGDCLATWDVLAALCRNESRAIVRRAFNGSARDAQELTLRHLLALS from the coding sequence GTGACAACGCCAGCCGAGGACATGTCCACCCGGTACGGCCTCACGATCGGATTGTTGCAGGGGCCTGGTGCCGCTTCGTCGCTGTTCCTGTCATCGCCCGGCAGCCCCGTCGACAAGCAGCAGGAGTTTCACCGGCTGCCCGCCAACACCACACCAGCGGGAGTCGCGCACGCCCTGTGCCAGTTGAGCCGCGCCGCCGACCGGCGTGTGGTCGACGACATCCTTCACGAGGCTGCCGCTGACACGCGCTACCCGATCGGATGGTTCCCTGAAGAATGGATCATCGTCCTCGATTTGGAAACGACCGGCCTGAACGAACACCAGGACCGGATCGTGGAGGCGGCCTGGCTGCTGGCGAACCGACGGGCGCTGGCCTGGGACAGCGTTCTCATCAATCCCGGCGTACCAGTGAAGGACTCCTATCGGATCCACGGCATAGACGACGTGACAGCCCTCCACCACGTCCGTAATCCTCGGGAGACCATCGACGAGGTGACTGGGGCGGTTGCCAAGCACATCGTCGACGGCGCCACTCTGGTCGTGTTCAATCGGACCTTCGACCTGCCGTTCCTTGCCGCGGAGTGCCGACGCCACGGCCTGCCTACTCTGGAGGACCGAGTGGGGCGGCCGTTGAAGGTCGTGGACCCCATGCGGATCCACCAGAGCGTTCAGCGTCGTGGGGGAAACAGCAGGCTGGCCGATCTGGCGCTTCTGTACTCTCCTGGGAACACCGCCTCGCACAGTGCTCTTGGTGACTGCTTGGCCACCTGGGACGTGCTGGCCGCGCTATGCCGTAATGAGAGTAGGGCCATTGTGCGCCGGGCGTTCAACGGGTCCGCGCGTGACGCCCAGGAGCTGACACTACGACACCTGCTCGCCTTGAGCTGA
- a CDS encoding NAD(P)/FAD-dependent oxidoreductase produces MKTTVNTRDGGAALRGDEVHDVAVIGAGAAGLNAALLLGRARRRVVVIDAGEPRNAPAAHMHGFLSRDGLPPATLLDLGRAEIDRYGVDIVRGRVEHVEPGYEVRLEGGPVLRARRLLVATGLRDELPDLPGVRERWGKDLLHCPYCHAYEVRDQPLAVLGTHPGAVHQALLLRQWSEDVVLLTHMLELSPQEREQLDAFGVDIVEGRAVRLVVDDDRLRGVELTDGRVIPRTAAFLFPRPAPRDDLLTLLGCAEDDQGWVVTDRTGRTSVPGVWAAGNVVDPRAQVIAAAGMGSTAAFAINADLLHEDVELAIARHRAHRATAALT; encoded by the coding sequence ATCAAGACGACGGTGAATACACGCGACGGCGGCGCGGCTCTGCGTGGTGACGAGGTCCACGATGTGGCGGTGATCGGTGCCGGAGCAGCAGGCCTGAATGCCGCGCTTCTGCTGGGGCGTGCCCGTCGCAGGGTGGTGGTGATCGATGCGGGCGAGCCCCGCAATGCCCCCGCCGCGCACATGCACGGCTTCCTGTCTCGTGACGGCTTGCCCCCGGCAACCCTGCTCGACCTGGGGCGGGCGGAGATCGACCGCTACGGAGTCGATATCGTCCGGGGCCGGGTCGAGCACGTCGAGCCCGGCTACGAGGTGCGCCTGGAGGGCGGCCCGGTGCTCAGGGCCCGCCGTCTCCTGGTCGCCACCGGGCTGCGCGACGAACTGCCCGACCTTCCCGGCGTCCGGGAACGTTGGGGCAAGGATCTGCTGCACTGCCCGTATTGCCACGCCTACGAGGTCCGTGACCAGCCCCTTGCTGTTCTCGGGACACACCCGGGGGCCGTGCATCAGGCGCTGCTTCTGCGTCAGTGGAGCGAGGACGTCGTCCTCCTCACGCACATGCTCGAACTCTCCCCGCAGGAGCGGGAACAGCTGGATGCGTTCGGTGTGGACATCGTGGAAGGCAGGGCCGTGCGGCTCGTCGTCGATGACGACCGCCTGCGCGGCGTCGAGCTCACCGACGGCCGGGTGATCCCCCGGACCGCTGCCTTCCTCTTCCCTCGGCCGGCCCCGCGCGACGACCTCTTGACTCTGCTCGGCTGCGCCGAGGACGACCAGGGCTGGGTCGTGACGGACCGGACCGGCCGTACCAGCGTGCCGGGGGTGTGGGCCGCCGGCAACGTCGTCGACCCACGCGCCCAGGTCATCGCCGCAGCAGGTATGGGCTCCACCGCTGCGTTCGCCATCAACGCCGACCTGCTCCACGAGGACGTGGAGCTCGCCATTGCACGACACCGCGCACACCGCGCCACGGCTGCCCTGACATGA
- a CDS encoding thioredoxin family protein: MAAKRSGPVDSVTEQTFPVRVLQAKRPVLVQFWAPWCGPCIKITPIVEEVAAERAGVLDVVKINVDEEPGLADRHGVSSIPAFVVYADGAPAKAWTGAAPKPLLERSLGPFLR; encoded by the coding sequence ATGGCAGCAAAGCGCAGTGGTCCCGTGGACAGTGTCACCGAGCAGACGTTTCCCGTCCGTGTACTGCAGGCAAAGCGACCCGTCCTGGTCCAGTTCTGGGCCCCCTGGTGCGGTCCGTGCATCAAGATCACTCCCATCGTTGAGGAGGTGGCCGCCGAGCGTGCGGGTGTCCTGGACGTTGTCAAGATCAACGTAGATGAGGAGCCCGGACTGGCGGACCGGCACGGAGTGTCCTCGATCCCCGCTTTCGTGGTCTACGCCGACGGCGCCCCCGCGAAGGCATGGACGGGCGCCGCCCCGAAGCCCCTCCTGGAACGAAGCCTCGGCCCCTTCCTTCGCTGA
- a CDS encoding class I SAM-dependent methyltransferase — MHHHAHRHTHEHVHDIDWGALCSHLEREAELHTPALTQAATWLRDLLGGVSVGRVLDVGSGPGVVADLLADAFPGAEVVAVDQSPALLERARTRSSGRIATQQADLPDEFGRLGTADLIWSANAIHHLGDQQAALTALAASLRPGGLLAVAERGLPVRFLPRDIGLGRPGLQARLDAGNEDGFTAMRTELPGVDEVEDWPAMLARAGLVPTGTRTFLTDSPAPLGLPAREYLHTRLARQRDQFGEHLNDEDRATVEALLHADAPTSILWRPDAFYLTATTVHTARACTA; from the coding sequence ATGCACCACCACGCTCACCGCCACACCCATGAGCACGTCCACGACATCGACTGGGGCGCCCTCTGCTCCCATCTGGAACGCGAGGCCGAACTGCATACGCCCGCGCTCACCCAGGCCGCAACCTGGCTGCGCGATCTGCTGGGTGGCGTCAGCGTGGGGCGTGTACTCGATGTCGGCAGTGGGCCGGGCGTGGTCGCCGACCTGCTCGCCGACGCCTTCCCGGGCGCAGAGGTGGTCGCCGTCGACCAGTCGCCTGCCTTGCTGGAGCGGGCCCGTACACGTTCGTCCGGCCGTATTGCCACCCAACAGGCCGACCTCCCGGACGAGTTCGGCAGGCTCGGCACGGCCGATCTGATCTGGTCCGCCAACGCCATCCACCATCTCGGCGACCAGCAGGCAGCGTTGACCGCCCTCGCCGCTTCCCTGCGCCCCGGCGGGCTGCTCGCCGTGGCCGAACGCGGCCTGCCCGTGCGCTTCCTTCCTCGTGACATCGGCCTGGGCCGCCCAGGACTCCAGGCCCGCCTGGACGCCGGCAATGAGGACGGCTTCACCGCCATGCGCACCGAACTCCCGGGCGTGGATGAGGTTGAGGACTGGCCCGCCATGCTGGCCCGGGCCGGTCTCGTTCCCACCGGCACGCGCACCTTTCTCACCGACTCGCCGGCCCCGCTCGGACTACCGGCTCGCGAGTACCTGCACACCCGTCTCGCCCGGCAGCGCGACCAGTTCGGCGAGCACCTGAACGACGAGGACCGCGCGACCGTGGAGGCCCTCCTGCACGCCGACGCCCCTACCAGCATCCTCTGGCGCCCCGACGCCTTCTACCTCACCGCCACCACCGTCCACACCGCCCGCGCCTGCACTGCCTAG
- a CDS encoding helix-turn-helix domain-containing protein → MDEQSPIAATLAQVGTRLRRVRTQRGVTLSALAEATGISKSTLSRLESGQRRPSLELLLPIAQAHQVPLDELVGAPEVGDPRVRCKPRVHRGRTVIPLSTQPGRLQAWKSIIPAEHNRPDPVTHEGYEWLYVLSGRLRLILADHDLIMEPGEAAEFDTRLPHWFGPAGESPVEILNLFGPQGERMHVRAKPHSRAEPPA, encoded by the coding sequence ATGGACGAGCAATCACCGATCGCCGCCACGCTGGCCCAGGTCGGCACCCGCCTCAGGCGCGTCCGCACCCAGCGCGGCGTGACCCTGTCGGCGCTGGCCGAGGCCACCGGCATCTCCAAGAGCACACTGTCAAGGCTGGAGTCGGGGCAGCGCCGCCCGAGCCTGGAGTTGCTGCTGCCCATCGCACAGGCCCACCAGGTACCCCTGGATGAACTCGTCGGGGCGCCGGAAGTCGGCGACCCGCGGGTTCGTTGCAAGCCTCGCGTCCACCGCGGTCGTACGGTGATTCCGCTGTCGACTCAGCCGGGGCGCCTGCAGGCCTGGAAGTCGATCATCCCCGCGGAACACAACCGGCCTGACCCCGTCACGCACGAGGGGTACGAGTGGCTGTATGTCCTGTCCGGACGCCTGCGGCTCATCCTGGCCGACCACGACCTGATCATGGAACCGGGCGAGGCAGCCGAGTTCGACACCCGCCTGCCGCACTGGTTCGGCCCCGCGGGCGAGTCCCCGGTGGAGATCCTCAACCTGTTCGGCCCCCAGGGAGAACGCATGCATGTCCGGGCCAAACCCCACTCCCGGGCGGAGCCGCCGGCCTGA
- a CDS encoding NAD(P)/FAD-dependent oxidoreductase has product MINTTNDKNSRVWHGGVDEVHDVVVVGAGAAGLNAALLLGRARRKVVVIDAGEPRNAPASHMHGFLSRDGLPPATLLDLGRAEIARYGIPVLRGRVEQIDHGYYVRMAGGVVLKARRVLIATGLRDELPDIPGVRERWGRDLLHCPYCHAYEVRDQPLAVLGTHPGAVHQALLLRQWSDDIVFLPHTLDLTAQDREQLEARGLHLIEGEIKHLVVDDDRLRGIELADGRVVPRTAAFLFPRFVPHDELLTRLGCDKDDIGWVVTDRTGRTSVTGVWAAGNVIDPRAQVVAAAGMGSTAAFAINTDLLDEDVDRAVEQHSHAAAAVR; this is encoded by the coding sequence ATGATCAATACGACGAACGACAAGAACAGCAGGGTGTGGCACGGCGGCGTCGACGAGGTCCACGACGTGGTGGTGGTCGGCGCCGGAGCGGCCGGACTCAACGCCGCCCTGCTCCTGGGCCGCGCTCGCCGCAAGGTGGTGGTGATCGATGCCGGCGAGCCGCGCAACGCGCCGGCCTCGCACATGCACGGCTTCCTGTCCCGCGACGGCCTGCCTCCCGCGACCCTGCTCGACCTCGGGCGGGCCGAGATCGCCCGCTACGGCATCCCGGTCCTCCGGGGCCGGGTGGAACAGATCGACCACGGCTACTACGTCCGCATGGCGGGCGGGGTGGTGCTCAAGGCACGCCGCGTCCTGATCGCGACAGGGCTGCGTGACGAGCTGCCCGACATTCCCGGCGTCCGCGAACGGTGGGGGAGAGACCTGCTGCACTGCCCGTACTGCCACGCCTACGAAGTCCGCGACCAGCCCCTCGCCGTCCTCGGCACACACCCGGGAGCGGTCCACCAGGCTCTGCTCCTGCGCCAGTGGAGCGACGACATCGTCTTCCTCCCGCACACCCTGGACCTGACCGCGCAGGACCGGGAACAACTGGAGGCACGCGGTCTTCACCTGATCGAGGGAGAGATCAAGCACCTCGTCGTCGACGACGACCGGCTGCGCGGAATCGAACTCGCCGACGGCCGCGTCGTGCCCCGCACTGCCGCCTTTCTCTTCCCGCGTTTCGTCCCGCACGACGAACTGCTGACCCGGCTGGGATGCGACAAGGACGACATCGGCTGGGTCGTCACCGACCGCACCGGCCGCACGAGCGTCACGGGCGTCTGGGCCGCCGGCAACGTCATCGACCCACGCGCGCAGGTCGTGGCCGCAGCCGGCATGGGATCCACCGCCGCCTTCGCCATCAACACCGACCTCCTGGACGAGGACGTCGACCGCGCCGTCGAACAGCACAGCCACGCAGCTGCCGCCGTCCGGTAG
- the sigJ gene encoding RNA polymerase sigma factor SigJ, whose amino-acid sequence MGTEPTGPRGDEAHTERRRLVGLAYRMLGTVGEAEDAVQESYLRWYRLSNVERAAVINPAGWLTRVTSRVCLDVLGSARVRREQYVGPWLPEPVPEGTFPGIAGSTLGQHAPGDPLDRVVVDESVSTALLVVLESMTPAERVALVLHDVFAMPYAEIAEVVGRSTDATRQLASSARRRVRAQRRRPVDEAAHTRVVTAFTLACRMGNLEALVASLDPSVTLRSDGGGVVRAALNPITGASKVARFLLGVLAKQPDVRPVPRLTEEGPGIALVRDGAVTGVVNLLVDGERITRVWIQWNPAKLTRWPGLRTSQP is encoded by the coding sequence ATGGGAACAGAGCCGACCGGTCCGCGCGGTGACGAGGCGCACACCGAGCGGCGCCGCCTCGTGGGGCTGGCCTACCGCATGCTCGGCACGGTCGGCGAGGCCGAGGATGCGGTGCAGGAATCGTATCTGCGCTGGTATCGCCTCAGTAACGTGGAGCGGGCCGCCGTCATCAACCCCGCGGGGTGGCTGACCCGCGTAACCAGTCGTGTCTGCCTCGATGTCCTGGGCAGTGCGCGCGTGCGCCGTGAGCAGTACGTCGGCCCCTGGCTGCCCGAACCCGTGCCGGAGGGAACCTTCCCCGGCATCGCAGGCTCGACTCTGGGACAGCATGCCCCCGGGGACCCGCTCGATCGGGTAGTGGTGGACGAGTCGGTCAGTACGGCGCTGCTGGTCGTCCTGGAATCGATGACCCCCGCCGAACGGGTGGCACTCGTCCTCCACGACGTCTTCGCGATGCCGTACGCCGAGATCGCCGAGGTCGTGGGACGCTCCACCGATGCGACCCGGCAACTGGCGAGCTCGGCTCGTAGGCGGGTACGCGCACAGCGCAGGCGCCCCGTCGACGAGGCCGCCCACACGCGGGTCGTCACCGCTTTCACGTTGGCGTGCCGAATGGGAAACCTTGAAGCACTGGTGGCGTCGCTCGATCCCTCCGTGACGCTGCGCTCCGACGGCGGCGGCGTGGTGCGGGCCGCGCTTAACCCCATCACCGGCGCCTCGAAGGTGGCGCGCTTCCTGCTGGGTGTGCTGGCCAAGCAGCCCGACGTACGCCCCGTCCCCCGGCTGACCGAGGAAGGTCCCGGAATCGCCTTGGTGCGGGACGGAGCGGTCACTGGGGTGGTCAACCTGCTGGTAGACGGCGAACGGATCACACGCGTGTGGATCCAGTGGAATCCCGCGAAACTGACACGCTGGCCAGGCCTGCGCACCTCCCAACCCTGA
- a CDS encoding carboxymuconolactone decarboxylase family protein: MSTVNLGKQHPATYKNLGALDAQADTAAREAGLDPLLAELVRVRVSQLNGCAFCLRMHTRDALAKGESTDRLAVLAAWWESQYFTAQERAALALAEQVTELTVPERRTWDDGSLTDEQVSAVSWLAIVMNAWNRVAISSHYPVTP; encoded by the coding sequence ATGAGCACTGTGAACCTCGGCAAGCAGCACCCTGCCACCTACAAGAACCTGGGGGCGCTCGACGCTCAGGCCGACACCGCCGCGCGGGAGGCGGGGCTCGATCCACTGCTTGCCGAGCTGGTGAGAGTCCGGGTCTCGCAGCTCAACGGCTGCGCCTTCTGCTTGCGCATGCACACCCGCGACGCCCTCGCCAAGGGCGAGAGCACCGACCGCCTCGCTGTCCTGGCTGCCTGGTGGGAGTCGCAGTACTTCACCGCCCAGGAACGCGCGGCCCTCGCCCTGGCCGAGCAGGTCACCGAACTGACCGTCCCGGAGCGGCGCACTTGGGACGACGGTTCCCTCACCGACGAGCAGGTCTCCGCAGTCAGCTGGCTCGCAATCGTCATGAACGCCTGGAATCGGGTCGCCATCAGCAGCCACTATCCGGTCACCCCCTGA